DNA from Castor canadensis chromosome 3, mCasCan1.hap1v2, whole genome shotgun sequence:
AACTGTGCCCAGCCGGGTGGGGCGGGCCCAGGCTGCTCTAGCTCCTTCAGCCCTCTTTGTCCCTTTCAGGGAGCCAGCAGGCTGCACTAAAGAGGGTGCTGTCTCAGCCTTGGGTTCCCTACCCAGACTCCCTGCTCCTGACCCCGAACCCCCAAGCCTGGACCCTCTCCCCAAGCACAATCATGGCCTTGAGAGAAAATGATCAAAGCCAGTCTTCAAAGAATGGCCTGAAGGAGAAGGTGCTGACGCTGGACACCATGAACCCGTGTGTGCGGAAGGTGGAGTATGCGGTGCGGGGCTCCATAGTGCTGCGGGCTTTGGAGTTGGAGCAGGAGTTGCGCCAGGTATGGCCCTGGATCCCCTGCTGCCCCTCCTGCTGTATCTGGGCTGCTGAATCAGTCCCCAGTCCACATGGGGTCCtcagctcccctccccccagcacaGTGAGTAAGAGCTGTGGGAGTGGCAGTGCCCAATCTCACTGTATTATGCTCCTTTTCCTTCCCAGGGTGTGGAGAAGCCCTTCACCGAGGTCATTCGTGCCAACATTGGGGATGCCCAGGCCATGGGGCAGAGGCCCATCACTTTCTTTCGCCAGGTGAGGTTACTGCACTGCCTGTGGTTCACCCTCCCCGCACCAAATGACCTGGCCTGAGCACTGTGTCCTCCCAGGTTCTGGCCCTCTGCGTCCACCCGGATCTCCTGAGCAGCCCTGACTTCCCAGATGATGCCAAGAGAAGGGCCGAGCGCATCTTGCAGGCATGTGGGGGCCACAGCCTGGGTGAGTGCCAGCGCCAGATGGGTCCGAGTcccaggaaggagcagaaagggTGGGTCCCTTGGAAGGGCTGCAGGGGGACTACCACCCTCATGGGCTCGCTCTGCTCTGCCTGCCTCTGGGTCCAGGGGCCTATAGCATCAGCTCTGGCGTCCAGCTGATCCGAGAGGACGTGGCGCAGTATATTCAGAGGCGCGACGGAGGCATCCCCGCAGACACCAACAACATCTTTCTGTCCACGGGGGCCAGCGATGCCATTGTGGTAAGCCAGGCCAGGGCAGGACACAGTGGCCCCTACGTTCGCGGCCCGGCCCAGCTGTCTGGCCTGGCTACACCGGCTCAGGGCGGGGGATAGGTGCAGACCCTGGCCCGCTAACGCCGCGCTCCCCTTCCCGCCCGCAGACGGTACTGAAGCTACTGGTGGCCGGTGAGGGCCGCACGCGCACGGGCGTGCTCATCCCCATCCCCCAGTACCCGCTGTACTCGGCGGCTCTGGCCGAGCTGGACGCTGTGCAGGTGGACTACTACCTGGACGAGGAGCGCGCCTGGGCGCTCGACGTGGCGGAGCTGCGGCGCGCGCTACGCCAGGCGCGTGACCACTGCCGTCCACGCGCGCTATGCGTCATTAACCCCGGCAACCCAACCGGTGCGCCGCCCGCctgcccccgccccgccccgccccacgtCCCCGCCCCGGACctgcccgccccgccccgcctcgCCCCGCCCTGCCGGGAACCGCGCCTGGGCAGATCCCGCCCACTCCACCTGCCCAGCTGTCTAGTGAGAGCGAGGGCGCCAGCCACTGACCATTGCCCATGTGTTGCGGTCCCCACGCCCCAGGGCAGGTGCAGACCCGTGAGTGCATCGAGGCCGTTATCCGCTTTGCCTTCGAAGAGCGGCTCTTCCTGATGGCTGACGAGGTGTGGACAGGGGTGCGCGCGGGAGGGGGGCAGCAGCACAGCATCCCATGTGACGACACCGCCCCTGCAGGTGTATCAGGACAACGTGTACGCCGAGGACTCGAGGTTCCACTCTTTCAAGAAGGTGCTCATGGAGATGGGGCCACCATACGCAGCACAGCAGGAGCTCGCCTCCTTCCACTCGGCCTCAAAGGGCTACATGGGCGAGTGCGTGCAGGTTGTGGGGGGATGCGGGAGGGATCTGCAGACTTTGGCCACTGCTCGGCCCCCTGTGCCCCGCCGTGCATCGACACCTCCCATCCCCCTCCCGGCAGGTGCGGGTTTCGCGGCGGCTACGTGGAGGTGGTGAACATGGATGCTGAGGTGCAGCAGCAGATGCTGAAGCTGATGAGCGTCCGGCTGTGCCCGCCTGTGCCTGGCCAAGCCCTGCTGGATATGGTAGTTAGCCCGCCCGCTCCCTCCGACCCTTCCTTCGTGCAGTTCCAGGCGGTGAGTGTCTGAGGGTGTCTCAGCCGGGGCTGGTGCCGCTTCCTCACGTGGCCCTGATCAACACCTCCGCGGGTACAGGAGAAGCAGGAGGTGCTCGCCCAGCTGGCAGCCAAGGCCAAGCTCACCGAGCAGATGTTCAACCAGATTCCTGGCATCCGCTGCAACCCAGTGCAGGGCGCCATGTATTCCTTCCCTCGAGTGCAGCTGCCCCCACGTGCAGTGCAGTGCGCTAAGGTCTGGCGATGTGAGACTGGGCAGTACAGGACTGAGATGGGCAGGGTGAGGGTGGGGCACTGTACGCTGACCACCTTCTGCACCTCTAGGAGCTTGGCCTGGCCCCAGACATGTTCTTCTGCCTGCGCCTGCTAGAGGAGACCGGCATCTGCGTGGTGCCTGGGAGTGGCTTCGGGCAGCGGGAGGGCACCTATCACTTCCGGTGAGGCCTGGTCCACACAGTCCCTGCCCACACCCATGCCTCTTGGCTTACCACTTCCCCATTTCAGGATGACCATTCTGCCTCCCATGGAGAAGCTGCGGCTGCTGTTGGAGAAGCTGAGCCATTTCCACACCAAGTTCACCCAGGAGTACTCCTGAGGAACCTGCTGGGGCCATGCTGGGCTGCCCTGGACTGACTGCCCCAGTCTCCGGGGGTCTCTGAAGCCCTCAGGAGGATTTAATGCTGTCTGCGGATTGGAAACCGGCCTCTGCAGGTCCCTaataaagctgggtgctggtctGATGTCTTGCACAGCTGCAGAGATGACTGCAGCCTTTACCCTACCTGACTGCCTTCCAGTAGGCTTGGGGATTCCATCCCAGGGACTCTCAGCCCACCTTCTCAAGGAGGTCTCCCAGTGAGGGGCCCTCTCAGCATCCATTCACTTGTCCTAGAGATGAGGCACATATGTAGGCTGGGTCTTCAGTGCATTCTCTAGTCTGGGACACACAGACCATTCACATAAAAACCAATTGATGTCCCAGTGAGGAGTGGGAAGGCAGGCACGGGCCACTTGTGCCTCCTGGGGCTGTCCCAGAGCAGTCAGGGAGGGGATAGGCTGACAGGCGGTCCCATGGGGAAGTACATCAGAAACAGTAGCTTTCCCTGAGGAAGACACACAAAAGTATGTCCCTTGTTCTGGCCTTT
Protein-coding regions in this window:
- the Gpt gene encoding alanine aminotransferase 1 isoform X1, giving the protein MRAAQGSQQAALKRVLSQPWVPYPDSLLLTPNPQAWTLSPSTIMALRENDQSQSSKNGLKEKVLTLDTMNPCVRKVEYAVRGSIVLRALELEQELRQGVEKPFTEVIRANIGDAQAMGQRPITFFRQVLALCVHPDLLSSPDFPDDAKRRAERILQACGGHSLGAYSISSGVQLIREDVAQYIQRRDGGIPADTNNIFLSTGASDAIVTVLKLLVAGEGRTRTGVLIPIPQYPLYSAALAELDAVQVDYYLDEERAWALDVAELRRALRQARDHCRPRALCVINPGNPTGQVQTRECIEAVIRFAFEERLFLMADEVYQDNVYAEDSRFHSFKKVLMEMGPPYAAQQELASFHSASKGYMGECGFRGGYVEVVNMDAEVQQQMLKLMSVRLCPPVPGQALLDMVVSPPAPSDPSFVQFQAEKQEVLAQLAAKAKLTEQMFNQIPGIRCNPVQGAMYSFPRVQLPPRAVQCAKELGLAPDMFFCLRLLEETGICVVPGSGFGQREGTYHFRMTILPPMEKLRLLLEKLSHFHTKFTQEYS
- the Gpt gene encoding alanine aminotransferase 1 isoform X2, with the translated sequence MALRENDQSQSSKNGLKEKVLTLDTMNPCVRKVEYAVRGSIVLRALELEQELRQGVEKPFTEVIRANIGDAQAMGQRPITFFRQVLALCVHPDLLSSPDFPDDAKRRAERILQACGGHSLGAYSISSGVQLIREDVAQYIQRRDGGIPADTNNIFLSTGASDAIVTVLKLLVAGEGRTRTGVLIPIPQYPLYSAALAELDAVQVDYYLDEERAWALDVAELRRALRQARDHCRPRALCVINPGNPTGQVQTRECIEAVIRFAFEERLFLMADEVYQDNVYAEDSRFHSFKKVLMEMGPPYAAQQELASFHSASKGYMGECGFRGGYVEVVNMDAEVQQQMLKLMSVRLCPPVPGQALLDMVVSPPAPSDPSFVQFQAEKQEVLAQLAAKAKLTEQMFNQIPGIRCNPVQGAMYSFPRVQLPPRAVQCAKELGLAPDMFFCLRLLEETGICVVPGSGFGQREGTYHFRMTILPPMEKLRLLLEKLSHFHTKFTQEYS